Proteins from a genomic interval of Arachis hypogaea cultivar Tifrunner chromosome 10, arahy.Tifrunner.gnm2.J5K5, whole genome shotgun sequence:
- the LOC112715862 gene encoding protein LIKE COV 2, whose translation MAEEKESTSIPLSQADNASSEDPEDPAKSPPNSPNSSTRRACCFVLQSWVSKKFMTGCVVLFPVAVTFFITWWFIQFVDGFFSPIYSRLGIDIFGLGFITSLVFVFLIGVFVSSWMGATVFWLGEWFIKRMPLVRHIYSASKQISAAISPDQNTTAFKEVAIIRHPRVGEYAFGFITSTVTLQKENEDEELCSVFVPTNHLYIGDIFLVNSKEIIRPNLSIREGIEIIVSGGMTMPQLISPLERAPRQSERIPLNRIASRA comes from the exons atggcgGAAGAGAAAGAATCAACTTCGATTCCTCTGAGTCAAGCAGACAATGCCTCTTCCGAAGATCCCGAAGATCCGGCAAAGTCTCCCCCCAATTCTCCTAATTCCTCCACTCGCAGG GCATGTTGCTTTGTTCTCCAAAGTTGGGTATCAAAGAAATTTATGACCGGATG TGTAGTTCTTTTCCCAGTTGCAGTTACCTTCTTTATTACATGGTGGTTCATTCAATTTGTTGATGGTTTCTTTAGCCCAATATACTCCAGGCTTGGCATTGACATATTTG GACTTGGTTTTATTACATCTTTGGTTTTTGTATTTCTTATTGGTGTTTTTGTTTCATCATGGATGGGTGCCACCGTTTTCTGGCTTGGAGAATGGTTCATAAAGCGAATGCCCCTTGTTAGGCATATATACTCTGCGTCCAAGCAGATTAGTGCTGCAATATCTCCAG ATCAAAATACCACAGCCTTTAAGGAAGTTGCAATTATCCGTCACCCACGTGTTGGTGAATATGCTTTTGGCTTTATTACATCTACTGTTACTCTACAG aaagaaaatgaagacgaAGAGCTCTGCAGTGTTTTTGTCCCTACAAACCATTTATATATTGGGGATATATTTTTGGTTAACTCCAAAGAAATTATAAGACCAAATCTTTCTATTCGAGAAGGCATAG AAATAATTGTTTCTGGGGGAATGACAATGCCACAGTTGATATCTCCATTAGAAAGAGCACCTAGACAGAGTGAGAGAATCCCGTTGAACCGAATTGCATCAAGGGCATAG